A single Cannabis sativa cultivar Pink pepper isolate KNU-18-1 chromosome 7, ASM2916894v1, whole genome shotgun sequence DNA region contains:
- the LOC115698048 gene encoding protein yippee-like At5g53940 isoform X2, whose protein sequence is MGRLFLVELDGRAYRCRVCDSPLALADDVLSRTFNCRKGRAYLFSNVVNVTLGNEEERLMLSGLHTVEDIFCCCCGQILGWKYVVAHDKNQKYKEGKFVLERWRIDEDVADELDLDARPGSSDAENL, encoded by the exons ATGGGAAGACTCTTCCTCGTTGAATTGGACGGCAGGGCTTACCGATGCCGAGTTTGCGATTCCCCTCTTGCCCTCGCCGATGATGTTCTCTCTcgg ACATTCAATTGCCGTAAAGGGAGAGCATATCTATTCAGCAACGT GGTTAATGTTACACTTGGGAATGAGGAGGAGAGATTGATGCTTTCTGGTTTGCACACTGTAGAAGATATTTTCTGCTGCTGTTGTGGCCAAATTCTTGGCTGGAAATAT GTTGTTGCACATGACAAGAACCAAAAATACAAGGAAGGGAAATTCGTGCTTGAGAG ATGGAGGATAGACGAGGATGTGGCCGACGAATTGGATCTTGATGCTCGTCCTGGTTCAAGCGATGCAGAAAATCTTTAG
- the LOC115698048 gene encoding protein yippee-like At5g53940 isoform X1 produces the protein MGRLFLVELDGRAYRCRVCDSPLALADDVLSRTFNCRKGRAYLFSNVVNVTLGNEEERLMLSGLHTVEDIFCCCCGQILGWKYVVAHDKNQKYKEGKFVLERCLCYFMIGLHIISLFSVIRIVIFKVSISKICQMEDRRGCGRRIGS, from the exons ATGGGAAGACTCTTCCTCGTTGAATTGGACGGCAGGGCTTACCGATGCCGAGTTTGCGATTCCCCTCTTGCCCTCGCCGATGATGTTCTCTCTcgg ACATTCAATTGCCGTAAAGGGAGAGCATATCTATTCAGCAACGT GGTTAATGTTACACTTGGGAATGAGGAGGAGAGATTGATGCTTTCTGGTTTGCACACTGTAGAAGATATTTTCTGCTGCTGTTGTGGCCAAATTCTTGGCTGGAAATAT GTTGTTGCACATGACAAGAACCAAAAATACAAGGAAGGGAAATTCGTGCTTGAGAGGTGCCTGTGTTATTTTATGATTGGTTTACATATTATATCTCTTTTCTCTGTAATCAGAATTGTAATTTTTAAAGTGTCTATATCTAAAATATGTCAGATGGAGGATAGACGAGGATGTGGCCGACGAATTGGATCTTGA